GGCCGAGATCGAGTCGGTGCCGTTGATGATCTTCAGGGGCGCGTTGAGATGGAGTCCCGAGGGCGGGAACGGATGGGTGTATCCCGGATCGACCTTGCCATTGTAGACGACGCCAAGACCGTTGTATGAAGTATACGACGGCGTATACGGCACGAAGAGGGTGAAGCGGGCGAAGGGGCCGGGCACCATGCTGACGATGCGGAACTGGCGCCTGACCCTGGCTCTTCTCGCCAGGCCCTGGTACTCGACGGCGCAGGTGATGTTCAGATACCCCATCTTCTCGACCGGATCGCGGCCGTCCTGCATCTGCTGGGGGGTGGTGTCGGGATTGACCTGCACCATGTCGTCGAAGGAGACTTCCATGCGTCTGCAGATCGGCCGCGGCTCGAGATCGGCGATCGACTGGAGATACGAGTGGTAGTCGGCTGCCACCTTCGCCAGCAGCCCGGTCGGATCGGGTGCGACGAACGGAGCCGTGTCGGCCGAGGTTTTCAGGGAAGCGGCCGCGTTGTCGATGAACGTGTCCCCAGCCGTCTGAATCTGCTCGGCGAGGAGGTTCGCGCCGGCCAGGGCCAGCATGCCGGCCACCTCGCCGATCTTTTCGTGATGAGCGCGGATATTCTGTCGCCGCACCAGGGTGTTGTAGCTGAACAGGAAGATCGCCAGCACCATCGCGGAAAGAATGACCACGCCGAGGACGAAGCCTCTTCTCGCGTCTCTCAGACCCGTTTCCATATCTCTCACAAGCATGGCACGCCGGAAGAGGGGTGGCAATACATTTTTTTCAACACGTCGGGCCGGAAGGCGAGGCTGCCTCCCGGCCCGACAGGGCTTTCACCGCATCGAGGTTACGGTTTCGAACCTGCCGAAGGCTTGAGAATCCATTGGCGGCCGACGGAGAAGAGGAACGCCCCGAGGCCGAGGAAGATCAGCGTCGGATACAGGTCCGACGTGGCCAGGGCGCCGACCTTCTCGTGCATGTCGAGGGCCTTCGAGACGTTCTCGCTCGCGCCCAGGAAGGCGATGAAGATGCCGGCGATGGCGCCTCCCGCGATCAGGCCCGACGAGAGAAGCATGCCGGGGCTCGATTCGGTCTCGGCGATCGACTGGTTCTTCGCCGTGCGGTCGACGAGCCACCGGATCGCGCCGCCGATGAAGATCGGAAGCGAGGAGGAGAGAGGCAGGTAGACGCCGACGGCGAAGGGCAGGGCCGACACCTGGCACAGCTCCATGATGAGGGCGATGAACGCGCCGATGAACACGAGAATCCACGGCAGTTTCTGGGTCAGGATGCCGTCGATGATGACGGACATCAGTTTCGCCTGCGGCGCGCCGTATTTGGGCACCGAGCCGGTATAGTTTACTTTATATTTCACCGTTCCGTCGTCGAGAACCAGATACCGGCCCTCGGGCACTCCCTCGACCTCCTGATCGAGCTGGAGCACGAGATACAGCGACGAATCGTTCCCAGCCGTCGGCCCGCGGCGGCGTTCGCGCGCCGTCAGCCGCGAGGCGTCGACCTTCATTCCCCTCGAGCCGACGTCCTCATAGACGATGTCCGAGTCTCGATGCGCGATGGTGCCGTTGATGCCAGGATCTATGATATAAGCGATCTCCCCCTTCGCGTCGACGAGATACCGGCCGGGAAGAACGTCCTCGACTGCCTCATGCACGCGCAGCATCCGGTATTCCCCTGGGTCGGCACGTCGCTCGTTTTCGGGGAGGATTGCCGGCTCGAGCTTCGCTGCCTGTTCAGCGGTGATTCGATGTTTGAAGGGCACCGGCGGTTTCGCGTAGACGGTCGAGGCCGAATCGAGGGCGAGCAGAATGACGCCGATGACGACGGCCGACGAGAGGGCGCCGACAAGGATGGCGATCTGCTGGTAGTAGGGCGTCGCGCCGACGAGCCAGCCGGTCTTCAGGTCCTGGGAGGTCGTGCCGCCGTTCGAGGCCGCGATGCAGACGACGGCCGCGATCGAGAGGGCCGTGAGCCGGTATCCCGCGCCCGTCCAGCCCATGGCGAGGAAGATGAGGCAGGTGAGCAACAGCGTCGAGACGGTCATGCCGGAGATCGGGTTCGACGAGGAGCCGATCTCGCCGACGAGTCGCGAGCTGACGGTCACGAACAGGAAGCCGAACATGATGATGAGAAGCGCGCCGAGGAGATTCACCTGGAGGGACGGCGAGGCCCAGATCGCCGCAACGAGGGCAAGCGAGCCGATCACGACGGCGCTCATCGGCATGTCCCGGTCGGTCCGCTTCTGCGCCTCGGCGCCCGCGCCGTTTTTCGAGCCGGAGAAGATATCCGTCACGCCGGCTTTGAAGGCGCTGAATATGAGCGGAAGCGAAGAGATCATGCTGATGATGCCGCCCGTCGCCACCGCGCCGGCGCCGATGTACAGCACGTAGGCACTGCGGATGTCGGAGGTGGTCATCGCCGAGATCGGCAGGGTGCCGGGAAAGATCGGGTCGTTGAGCTGCTCGCCGAACATCTTGATCAGCGGCGTCAAAACGAGAGTGGCCAGGATGCCGCCGGCGAGCATGATGCAGCCGGTCGCCGGCCCGATGATGTAACCCACGCCCATTAGCTCGGGGGAAAACTCGCCCGCGACCTCGACACCCTTGTACCAGCGAATAATATACGATGGGATATCTTTCCACAGTTTGAGGCCGGCCATCAGCAGTTTGTAGAGGAACCCGATGCCGAAGCCGGTGAAGACGGTCTTCGCGTTGGTGCCGCCCTGCTCGCCGACGATGAGCACCTCGGCACAGGCCGTTCCCTCGGGATACGTCAACTTGCCGTGCTGGGCGACGATGAGGCCGCGGCGCAGCGGGATCATCATCAGAATGCCGAGGAGGCCGCCGAGGCAGGAGACGGTCATGACGCGCGTCACTTCCATGTCGTAGCCGAGAATCATGAGGGCGGGCATCGTCACGCCGACGCCGAATGCGATCGACTCGCCGGCCGACCCGGTCGTCTGGACGATGTTGTTCTCCAGGATCGTGGCCGGCCTGATTTTGAACATCTTCGCGAACAGGCGGAACAGGGTGATCGAAATAACCGCGACGGGAATCGACGCGCTGATCGTCATGCCGACCTTGAGCACCAGGTAGACGGACGACGCGCCGAATACGATGCCGAGCAGCGCCCCCACCAGCACCGGCAGCAGGGAAAACTCGGGAATGACCGTTTCCGCGGGAATATAGGGTTTGTGCTGTTCCGCCGGCTGGGCAACAGCGCCTTCAGGGTAACTCATCGGATCCTCCGCTACAAAGAATACGCCGTGCCGAAGCCGGTTCGAGCCGGCATCGGCGCGGCCAACGATATCACATATCGACCGGCTTGGAAAGTCGCATCAGCAGGTCGGTCGCCATCTCGCCGAGCTCGGTTTCGGAGGTGCTGACGGCGAGAAGCGTGTCGACCCCTTGGGGGTCGTCCGTCAGGCCGATCACGTACGCGGCGCAGATCTGCTGTTCCGGCGAGCCGTGGACCAGCAGGTATCGGAGGATTTCGCATCCCGTCGCGCCCAGTCCGAGCAGGGCGATGGCGGCGGTTTTGCGAACGTTCCATGAGGAATCGTCGGTCAGGCCAACGAGGCTGTCCTTGAACTGGAGGAGCCGCAGTTTGCCGGCGAGATAGGCCCCCGACGCCCGGCGTTTCTCGTCGGGGCTTTCGAGAAGCCGCTCGATCTCGCCCATACTCTCGACGCAGCCGAGTTCCCAGAGCGTCTGGACGGCGTCTGCCTTGACCCGGTGGTCCTCGTCCTGCAGCAGTCCCTTGATCCGCTCGATGATCGCCTCGTCTTTCCGGCCGCCGGCGAGGAACTGGCGCTTCAGTGCCACCGCCGCGTTCGCGCGCGTGCGGGTGTCTTCGTGCCTCAGCATGTCGCCCAGGAACTTCTGCGTCGCCGCGCCCGGGAAGCCGCCCAGGGCGGAAACAGCCGTCGCCCGCACGCGATCGTTGTCCGTCGTTTTCGCCAGTTCGAGCAGGGGCTCGACCGAGCCGGGATCGCGCAGCGACGCCACGGCCTGGACGGCTGCGATGGCCACGATCTCGGATCTGTTTTTCAGCAACCTGTGGAGCCGACCCGATGCGTTCGGCAGTCCGCTCTTCCCGAGGGCGCTCACGGCGATGCAGACGACGTCGCCCTCGGGATCGTCGAGGGCCGACAGGAACAACGGCGTCCAGCGCCGATCGCCGCCCTGCTCGAGAATGACGAGCACGCCCCACCGGAGCAGCCGCGGAAGCTTCGAGAACGTTTCCTGAAGCTGTTCGCCTGCCTTCGCATGACCGAAGGTCGCGAGGGCGGCCATGGCGAAGGCCCGCTCGGTATCGTCGCCCCGCGCCATGAACTCGAGCAGGGGCTTGTTCGCGAACTCTTTTCCGACCTCGTTGCCGATGAACTCGGCGACGTCGGTCAGCAGACGATGCCGCTCCATCAGCGCCTCGAACGTCTTGACGCGCGCCATCTCCGGGTCGTTCATCCGCTCGAGATGACGGCTGAGCAGGCTGAACGGGACGGGCATCACGGTTCCCTTGATCACGCCGAGAAGCTTGCGCTCGACCTCGGGCCGCCCCTCGCCGAGTGTGCGGAGAACGGAAACGGCGAACCACGTGAGAAATCGCTCGTACCGCTCGACCAGGTCCAGGAGTTCACTCATCTTCAACATACCGGGCACCTCGTGACAGCGTCATTTGCCGCTGATCCGCAGAAGGGCGTCGCGCACCTGGTTCTGCAGCGGCGAGTTCGGATACAGATTGAGAATCTTCTCGTAGGCGGCACGCGCCTTCGTGTAGTCACGCTGGTAGACTTCGTACGTGTAGGCGATCGCGAACTGGGCGTCGGCGGCGAACTGGTTGTTGTAATATTGGGAATTCAATTCTTCCCAGTATTTTATCGCCTCCGCGTAACTGGCGAAGCCGTCCCTCAGGACGCTTCCCATGCGATAATACGCCTCGTGCACGATCGGGTCGTTCTTCTTCGTGTCGATGATGCGCTGGTAGATGCGCCGCGCCTCGTCCCAGTTCATGACGAGCTGTTCGTTCGCCATACCGAGCTTGAGATTCGCCTCGTCGACGAACGGCGAGTTCGGCACCTCGCGGGTGAACGCCTCGAGCAGGCGAAGCGCCTTCTGGCCGTCGCGCAGCTTTTCCATATACAGGTCGTACAGTTTCATCACGTACTCGCCGTAGAGCGGGTCGCCCTTGTTCTCGGACAGCCAGCGCTCGTAGTATTCGCCGGCCTTTTCCGGGTCCATGAGCTGGTTCTCGCAAAGCGCGACCAGCTCATTCAGGATATCGAGGGTCGCGGGCGAGTCGAGACTCTCGTCCCACAGGCCAACCAGCTCGCGCTCCGCTCGGGTGTAGTCCCCGAGATCATCGATGAAACGCTCCTTGATGTCCTTCAGGATCTCGAGAATCTCCTTGTCGTCGTCGGTATACACGCGTTTCACAGCCTTGCGCACCGGTTTCTTCGCCACCGCCATCTTCTTTTCGACGAGCCGCTTGAGCTTGGAAACGGCGAACTCGCGCACGTCGGCGATGTCGCGGTACTCGTCTTTCACCGTTTCCCAGAACACGCGGGCCAGTTCCTGATTCGCAAGCTTGTCCTCGACGAGGGCGCCGATGCGGATCAGCAGGTCGAGATTGCGCGAATCCGGCGCGACGGTCTTGAGATACTCGTCGAGCACGGTGACCGCCTTCACGGCGTTTCCCTTGCGCTCATACAGCGAGGCGATCTTCAGCATGAGATCGCGGGACCGCGACAGGTTCGGATGGCTCTTCAGATATTTTTCGTATTGCGCGATGGCCCGGT
This portion of the Candidatus Ozemobacteraceae bacterium genome encodes:
- a CDS encoding oligopeptide transporter, OPT family — its product is MSYPEGAVAQPAEQHKPYIPAETVIPEFSLLPVLVGALLGIVFGASSVYLVLKVGMTISASIPVAVISITLFRLFAKMFKIRPATILENNIVQTTGSAGESIAFGVGVTMPALMILGYDMEVTRVMTVSCLGGLLGILMMIPLRRGLIVAQHGKLTYPEGTACAEVLIVGEQGGTNAKTVFTGFGIGFLYKLLMAGLKLWKDIPSYIIRWYKGVEVAGEFSPELMGVGYIIGPATGCIMLAGGILATLVLTPLIKMFGEQLNDPIFPGTLPISAMTTSDIRSAYVLYIGAGAVATGGIISMISSLPLIFSAFKAGVTDIFSGSKNGAGAEAQKRTDRDMPMSAVVIGSLALVAAIWASPSLQVNLLGALLIIMFGFLFVTVSSRLVGEIGSSSNPISGMTVSTLLLTCLIFLAMGWTGAGYRLTALSIAAVVCIAASNGGTTSQDLKTGWLVGATPYYQQIAILVGALSSAVVIGVILLALDSASTVYAKPPVPFKHRITAEQAAKLEPAILPENERRADPGEYRMLRVHEAVEDVLPGRYLVDAKGEIAYIIDPGINGTIAHRDSDIVYEDVGSRGMKVDASRLTARERRRGPTAGNDSSLYLVLQLDQEVEGVPEGRYLVLDDGTVKYKVNYTGSVPKYGAPQAKLMSVIIDGILTQKLPWILVFIGAFIALIMELCQVSALPFAVGVYLPLSSSLPIFIGGAIRWLVDRTAKNQSIAETESSPGMLLSSGLIAGGAIAGIFIAFLGASENVSKALDMHEKVGALATSDLYPTLIFLGLGAFLFSVGRQWILKPSAGSKP
- a CDS encoding HEAT repeat domain-containing protein; translation: MLKMSELLDLVERYERFLTWFAVSVLRTLGEGRPEVERKLLGVIKGTVMPVPFSLLSRHLERMNDPEMARVKTFEALMERHRLLTDVAEFIGNEVGKEFANKPLLEFMARGDDTERAFAMAALATFGHAKAGEQLQETFSKLPRLLRWGVLVILEQGGDRRWTPLFLSALDDPEGDVVCIAVSALGKSGLPNASGRLHRLLKNRSEIVAIAAVQAVASLRDPGSVEPLLELAKTTDNDRVRATAVSALGGFPGAATQKFLGDMLRHEDTRTRANAAVALKRQFLAGGRKDEAIIERIKGLLQDEDHRVKADAVQTLWELGCVESMGEIERLLESPDEKRRASGAYLAGKLRLLQFKDSLVGLTDDSSWNVRKTAAIALLGLGATGCEILRYLLVHGSPEQQICAAYVIGLTDDPQGVDTLLAVSTSETELGEMATDLLMRLSKPVDM